One genomic window of Macaca mulatta isolate MMU2019108-1 chromosome 8, T2T-MMU8v2.0, whole genome shotgun sequence includes the following:
- the ATP6V1B2 gene encoding V-type proton ATPase subunit B, brain isoform has translation MALRAMRGIVNGAAPELPVPTGGPVVGAREQALAVSRNYLSQPRLTYKTVSGVNGPLVILDHVKFPRYAEIVHLTLPDGTKRSGQVLEVSGSKAVVQVFEGTSGIDAKKTSCEFTGDILRTPVSEDMLGRVFNGSGKPIDRGPVVLAEDFLDIMGQPINPQCRIYPEEMIQTGISAIDGMNSIARGQKIPIFSAAGLPHNEIAAQICRQAGLVKKSKDVVDYSEENFAIVFAAMGVNMETARFFKSDFEENGSMDNVCLFLNLANDPTIERIITPRLALTTAEFLAYQCEKHVLVILTDMSSYAEALREVSAAREEVPGRRGFPGYMYTDLATIYERAGRVEGRNGSITQIPILTMPNDDITHPIPDLTGYITEGQIYVDRQLHNRQIYPPINVLPSLSRLMKSAIGEGMTRKDHADVSNQLYACYAIGKDVQAMKAVVGEEALTSDDLLYLEFLQKFERNFIAQGPYENRTVFETLDIGWQLLRIFPKEMLKRIPQSTLSEFYPRDSAKH, from the exons CATACAAGACAGTATCTGGAGTCAATGGTCCGCTAGTGATCTTAGATCATGTTAAG tttcccAGGTATGCTGAAATCGTCCATTTGACCTTACCAGATGGCACAAAGAGAAGTGGGCAAGTTCTGGAAGTTAGTGGTTCCAAGGCAGTAGTTCAG gtatttgaagggacttcAGGTATAGATGCTAAGAAAACGTCCTGTGAGTTTACTGGGGATATTCTCCGAACACCAGTGTCTGAGGATATGCTTG gtCGGGTATTCAATGGATCGGGAAAACCCATTGACAGAGGTCCTGTTGTACTGGCTGAAGACTTCCTTGATATCATGG GTCAGCCAATCAACCCTCAATGTCGAatctacccagaggaaatgaTTCAGACTGGCATTTCAGCCATCGATGGAATGAACAGTATTGCCAGGGGGCAGAAAATTCCTATCTTCTCTGCTGCTGGGCTACCACACAATGAG ATTGCAGCTCAGATCTGTCGCCAGGCTGGTTTGGTAAAGAAATCCAAAGATGTAGTAGACTACAGTGAGGAAAATTTTGCAATTGTATTTGCTGCTATGGGT GTAAACATGGAAACTGCCCGATTCTTCAAATCTGACTTTGAAGAAAATGGCTCAATGGACAATGTCTGCCTCTTTTTGAACTTGGCGAATGACCCAAC CATTGAGCGAATTATCACTCCTCGCCTGGCTCTAACCACAGCTGAATTTCTGGCATACCAATGTGAGAAACACGTACTGGTTATCCTCACAGACATGAGTTCTTACGCTGAAGCACTTCGAGAG GTTTCAGCAGCCAGGGAAGAGGTTCCTGGTCGACGAGGCTTCCCAGGTTACATGTATACAGATTTAGCCACAATATATGAACGCGCTGGGCGAGTGGAAGGGAGAAACGGCTCGATTACTCAAATCCCTATTCTTACCATGCCTAATGATG ATATCACTCACCCAATCCCGGACTTGACTGGCTACATTACAGAGGGGCAGATCTATGTGGACAGACAGCTACACAACAGACAG ATTTATCCACCTATCAATGTGCTACCCTCACTATCACGGTTAATGAAGTCTGCTATTGGAGAAGGGATGACCAGGAAGGATCATGCCGATGTATCTAACCAGCTG taTGCATGCTATGCTATTGGGAAGGATGTACAAGCCATGAAAGCTGTCGTTGGAGAAGAAGCCCTTACCTCAGATGATCTTCTCTACTTGGAATTTCTGCAGAAGTTTGAGAGGAACTTTATTGCTCAGG GTCCTTACGAAAATCGCACTGTCTTTGAGACTTTGGACATTGGCTGGCAGCTGCTCCGAATCTTCCCCAAAGAAATGCTGAAGAGAATCCCTCAGAGCACCCTCAGCGAATTTTACCCTCGAGACTCTGCGAAGCATTAG